TAAATCTTTTTCCTTCGTGATATAAAATTTCAGCCATCTTTTGGGCGTAGTCTATAGTCTTTTTAAACTGATGGTATAGGCTTTTATAAGAATAGTGATACAAATCTCCTTTAAGCCTTCCTACTTTCCCTTCGCATATGACTTTTTCATGCAGCTTTCCTTCATGTTTAAAATATCCCTTTTTAAACAACCTTATAACATACTCAGGATACCAAACATAGTCTAAATATTTTCCTAAGTAGTAAGTTCTTCTTGGAACTTCAAAACATGTATAACTTTCCTCTTTTATAGCATCTGATATGCTCTTTCTAAGCTCTAAGGAGACTTCTTCATCTGCATCTAAAACGAAAATCCAATCATTATTACATAAACTTGTTCCATAATCTCTCTGAGACGGATAATCATCAAACTCTCTAAAAAAAACTTTAGCACCAAGAGTTTTTGCAATTTCTACCGTGTTATCCGTTGAACCACTGTCTAATACGATTATTTCGTCTGCGATAGGTTTTACGCTTTCAATGGCTCTTTTTATATTTTTTTCTTCATTTTTTGTAAGGATTAATACAGAAAGTCCCATTATAAAACCTTTTTCAAAATTTCTACGAGCTTACTTACTGCTTTTCCTCTATGGCTTATTTTGTTTTTTTCTTCCGGTGTAAGTTGTGCCATTGTTTTGTTATAACCTTCCGGTATAAAGATAGGGTCGTATCCAAACCCTTGATTTCCTTCAGACCTATAGGCAATTTGTCCTTCGCAAACTCCTTCTGTCAAAATACCATAATCAAAATTATAAAAGACAAGGGTTGTTTTATATCTTGCTTTTCTATTTGTTTGATTTTCAAGAAGTCTTAAAAGTTTTAAGTTATTCTTCTCATCTTTAGATAGATTTTCTGGAATTTCTTTTAAAACCTCTTTTCCAAACTCAATATCAAAAAATCTTGCTGAATATATACCGGGCAGTCCGTTTAAAGCATCCACTTCAAGTCCTGAATCTTCTGCAATAACCGGTAATTTATAAAATTTTGCGTAAGATGTTGCTTTTTTGATTGCATTTTCAAGAAAGGTTTCCTTGTCTTCTTCTACTTCGAGTTTTTTATCCATATCTTTTAAAGATAAAACTTCTATATCTAAATCTTTTAAAAGCTGTCTTAATTCTCTTACTTTACCTTCATTTGTTGTTGCCAGTAGGATTTTCAACTTTCTTAACCTCTTTAGAAATAGCTTTCATACAAAACGTTTCAGAAAATTCATCTTTGTTTAATTTTCTTACATTTGCTTTTTTATTTAAGCATGCAGATTTGCAGATGCTAGCAAGTTTTTCTGCCACCGGTTTAGATAATCCTGTAGATAAAGCTAAGCTTAAGGTTGAATTGTAGCCATCATCACAGTTGTTAATATCAAAACAGCTGTCATAGACGTTAAACATTCCTTCGCAGGTTTGACTATAAGATACAGAAAAGCCAAGAAAAACTAAAATTAAGCTAAATAAAAATTTCATCTTTAAACCCCAACTTTATTCAACATATAGCAATGTAAAATGGCGAATGCATCCGCAATGTCATAATCTTTTATATTTAGATTAAAAATTTTATTGACC
This region of Sulfurihydrogenibium sp. genomic DNA includes:
- a CDS encoding glycosyltransferase family 2 protein → MGLSVLILTKNEEKNIKRAIESVKPIADEIIVLDSGSTDNTVEIAKTLGAKVFFREFDDYPSQRDYGTSLCNNDWIFVLDADEEVSLELRKSISDAIKEESYTCFEVPRRTYYLGKYLDYVWYPEYVIRLFKKGYFKHEGKLHEKVICEGKVGRLKGDLYHYSYKSLYHQFKKTIDYAQKMAEILYHEGKRFRFYNLFLNPIIIFLKFYFLKRGFLEGKRGLIISFSAFMYVFLKYAFLYELQLKEKYKDKLWL
- the rdgB gene encoding RdgB/HAM1 family non-canonical purine NTP pyrophosphatase; the encoded protein is MKILLATTNEGKVRELRQLLKDLDIEVLSLKDMDKKLEVEEDKETFLENAIKKATSYAKFYKLPVIAEDSGLEVDALNGLPGIYSARFFDIEFGKEVLKEIPENLSKDEKNNLKLLRLLENQTNRKARYKTTLVFYNFDYGILTEGVCEGQIAYRSEGNQGFGYDPIFIPEGYNKTMAQLTPEEKNKISHRGKAVSKLVEILKKVL